One window of the Arthrobacter sp. D5-1 genome contains the following:
- a CDS encoding site-specific DNA-methyltransferase, with protein sequence MTETVWAPDGGNVVVHADNAEFLPTLPDGAFTLIYVDPPFNTGRVQRRQETRMVRNADGDGDRVGFKGRSYDTIKGALHSYDDAFSDYWSFLEPKLVEAWRLLSDDGTLYLHLDYREVHYAKVMLDAIFGRECFLNEIIWAYDYGARAKNRWPTKHDNILVYVKNPTKYHFDNAEVDREPYMAPGLVTPAKRELGKLPTDVWWHTIVSPTGREKTGYPTQKPEGLVRRIVSASSREGDWCLDFFAGSGTLGAVAAKLGRNFVCVDQNEQAIEVMRKRLGSKAVFHEIQPTGL encoded by the coding sequence ATGACTGAAACTGTTTGGGCGCCGGACGGCGGCAATGTGGTGGTGCACGCGGACAACGCGGAATTCCTCCCTACGCTGCCGGACGGCGCCTTCACACTCATTTACGTCGACCCGCCCTTCAACACAGGCCGGGTACAGCGCCGCCAGGAAACCCGCATGGTCCGGAACGCGGACGGCGACGGCGATCGCGTCGGTTTCAAGGGGCGTTCCTACGACACCATCAAGGGTGCCCTTCACAGCTACGACGACGCCTTCAGCGATTACTGGTCCTTCCTGGAGCCCAAACTCGTCGAGGCGTGGCGGCTCTTGTCAGACGACGGCACCCTGTACCTGCACCTCGATTACCGGGAGGTGCACTACGCCAAGGTGATGCTGGACGCCATATTCGGCAGGGAGTGTTTCCTCAACGAGATCATCTGGGCCTACGACTACGGCGCGCGCGCCAAGAACCGCTGGCCCACCAAGCACGACAACATTCTGGTGTATGTAAAGAACCCCACGAAGTACCACTTCGACAACGCAGAGGTGGACCGGGAACCGTACATGGCCCCCGGCCTGGTGACTCCTGCCAAGCGCGAGCTCGGCAAGCTGCCCACTGATGTTTGGTGGCACACCATCGTTTCCCCTACCGGCCGTGAGAAGACCGGCTACCCTACCCAGAAACCCGAAGGCCTGGTCCGGAGGATCGTTTCCGCATCCAGCCGCGAAGGTGACTGGTGCCTCGATTTCTTTGCCGGATCAGGGACCCTCGGAGCCGTTGCAGCGAAGCTCGGCCGCAACTTTGTGTGTGTCGACCAGAACGAACAGGCCATCGAGGTCATGCGGAAACGGCTGGGCAGCAAGGCTGTGTTCCACGAGATCCAGCCAACCGGCCTTTAG
- a CDS encoding MarC family protein — translation MDLQLLASVIVTLFVIMDPPGTVPIFMSLTAQMTARDRNRSAFQALLVATGVIVVFAIFGQSILNYMHISLAALQGAGGLLLVLIALQLLTGSTSGEENAAKYKNVAFVPLGTPLMAGPGAIVAVMVFVQQSSQLSEYLAVGLGIAVVLGSLYLAMRFAGVVQRVLGENGVELVTRIAGLLLSAIAVQMIADSVTAFVKGVA, via the coding sequence GTGGATTTGCAGCTGCTCGCCTCGGTGATCGTCACCTTGTTCGTGATTATGGACCCACCGGGTACCGTCCCGATCTTTATGTCCTTGACGGCCCAGATGACGGCGAGGGACCGGAACCGCTCCGCTTTCCAAGCACTGCTGGTGGCCACCGGCGTCATTGTGGTGTTCGCCATCTTCGGCCAGTCAATCCTCAATTACATGCATATCTCGCTGGCGGCCTTGCAGGGCGCGGGTGGCCTGCTGCTGGTGCTCATTGCCCTGCAGCTGCTGACCGGTTCCACCAGCGGCGAGGAAAATGCGGCCAAGTACAAAAATGTGGCGTTTGTTCCTTTGGGGACGCCACTCATGGCTGGACCTGGTGCGATCGTTGCCGTGATGGTCTTCGTTCAGCAGTCCAGCCAGCTGTCAGAGTACTTGGCTGTGGGGCTGGGCATTGCCGTGGTACTGGGCTCGTTGTACCTGGCGATGCGCTTCGCGGGTGTCGTGCAGCGCGTGCTGGGTGAAAACGGCGTCGAGCTTGTCACCCGGATTGCCGGCCTGCTTCTGTCGGCCATTGCCGTGCAGATGATCGCGGACTCCGTGACGGCCTTCGTGAAGGGCGTCGCCTGA
- a CDS encoding PHP domain-containing protein: MRIDLHAHSNVSDGTETPAGVIISAVAAGLDAVALTDHDSTDGWDPAAAAARDHGIAFVPGMEISCRTEQGISVHLLSYLHDPAHAGLLEEITKSKDARLTRAEHMVTLLSEDYPLTWDDVIHHVAPGATVGRPHIADALVAAGVVADRSEAFTSILTSHSRYFVQHYAPNPAVAVELVRAAGGVPVFAHPVASSRGRIVGDRTYREMIDAGLMGLEVEHRDNPEEGRDFLRMLAAEHGLLITGSSDYHGAGKPNLLGENTTSPAVLARIEEMATGSTVVR, encoded by the coding sequence GTGAGGATAGACCTGCATGCGCACTCCAATGTTTCCGACGGAACCGAGACACCCGCCGGGGTGATCATTTCCGCTGTGGCGGCAGGCTTGGATGCGGTGGCGCTGACCGACCATGACTCCACGGATGGCTGGGATCCGGCCGCAGCAGCCGCCCGCGACCATGGCATCGCCTTTGTTCCGGGAATGGAGATCTCCTGCCGGACGGAACAGGGCATCAGTGTCCACTTGCTGAGCTACCTGCATGACCCCGCCCATGCGGGTCTGCTGGAGGAAATCACCAAGTCCAAGGATGCCCGCCTTACCCGTGCGGAGCATATGGTCACCCTGTTGTCCGAGGACTACCCTTTGACCTGGGACGACGTCATCCATCACGTAGCTCCGGGCGCCACCGTGGGGCGTCCCCACATTGCGGATGCCTTGGTCGCTGCCGGCGTAGTGGCCGACCGTTCGGAGGCCTTCACTTCCATCCTCACCTCACACTCGCGATACTTCGTTCAGCACTACGCACCCAACCCGGCGGTCGCCGTCGAGCTTGTCCGTGCCGCAGGCGGCGTTCCCGTATTCGCCCATCCCGTGGCGTCGTCGAGAGGACGCATCGTGGGGGATCGGACCTACCGGGAGATGATTGATGCCGGCCTGATGGGCCTTGAGGTTGAACATCGTGACAACCCCGAGGAGGGGCGCGACTTCCTGCGCATGTTGGCTGCAGAGCATGGCCTGCTCATCACTGGATCTTCCGATTACCACGGAGCGGGGAAACCGAACCTGTTGGGTGAGAACACCACCTCGCCCGCGGTGTTGGCCCGGATTGAGGAGATGGCAACAGGCAGCACGGTGGTTCGTTGA
- a CDS encoding aminopeptidase P family protein: protein MNDAENTQNSSSQPLQERVNNRSQRPTSDAFKAFMASNWAPAPQVIPARDAVADHAARRRRTISEQFKGERLVIPAGPLKVRSNDCDYRFRPHSGFAHLTGLGLDHEPDAVLILEPVAEGKGDDGGHHTATLYFRPLAGRDTEQFYADSRAGEFWIGARPTLAEFEARLGLPTAHISELEMAITKNVGAPEIGGISIRLVRKVDENIDALVDTARYNTAKDPETLDLGELDALDEKLSEALSELRLIKDEWEIEQMKIAVAATVEGFADVVRALPRALTHNRGERVVEGAFFARAREEGNELGYDTIAASGNNATVLHWNRNSGTVNAGELLLLDAGVEADSLYTADVTRTLPATGTFTDVQRKIYEAVLDAADAGFAAAQPGVKFRDIHTAATTVLAERLAEWGLLPVSVEEAISPEGQQHRRWMPHGTSHHLGLDVHDCAQAKRELYLDGILTEGMVFTIEPGLYFKNEDLAIPEEYRGIGVRIEDDILMTADGPVNLSAALPRKAEDVESWMAGIYQDAQG, encoded by the coding sequence GTGAACGATGCCGAAAACACCCAAAACTCGTCCTCCCAGCCGCTGCAGGAGCGTGTCAACAACCGCTCGCAACGGCCCACATCCGATGCCTTCAAGGCATTCATGGCCAGCAACTGGGCGCCCGCCCCGCAGGTGATCCCTGCGCGTGACGCCGTCGCAGACCACGCCGCCCGCCGCCGTCGTACTATTTCAGAACAGTTCAAAGGCGAACGTCTGGTCATCCCGGCAGGTCCTTTGAAGGTCCGGTCCAACGACTGCGACTACCGTTTCCGCCCGCACTCGGGATTCGCCCACCTCACCGGTTTGGGTTTGGACCACGAGCCTGACGCCGTCCTCATCCTGGAGCCGGTGGCTGAAGGAAAGGGCGACGACGGCGGTCACCATACCGCCACGCTGTACTTCCGCCCCTTGGCCGGCCGCGATACCGAACAGTTTTATGCGGACTCCCGCGCAGGCGAGTTCTGGATCGGCGCCCGCCCCACCCTGGCCGAGTTCGAAGCCCGGCTTGGCCTGCCCACCGCGCACATCTCCGAACTGGAAATGGCCATCACCAAGAACGTGGGTGCACCCGAAATCGGCGGCATTTCCATTCGTTTGGTCCGCAAGGTGGACGAGAACATCGACGCCCTGGTGGACACCGCCCGGTACAACACTGCCAAAGATCCCGAAACGCTTGACCTCGGTGAACTGGATGCCTTGGATGAAAAGCTCAGCGAAGCACTCTCCGAACTGCGCCTGATCAAGGACGAGTGGGAAATTGAGCAGATGAAGATCGCCGTCGCTGCAACCGTGGAGGGGTTCGCCGACGTCGTCCGTGCCCTCCCCCGCGCCCTGACACACAACCGCGGTGAGCGTGTTGTGGAAGGTGCTTTCTTTGCCCGCGCCCGTGAGGAAGGCAACGAGCTCGGCTATGACACCATTGCAGCGTCCGGCAACAACGCCACGGTCCTCCACTGGAACCGCAACTCCGGCACCGTCAACGCCGGCGAACTCCTGCTCCTGGATGCCGGGGTGGAAGCCGATTCCCTGTACACCGCAGATGTCACCCGCACCCTGCCTGCCACCGGAACGTTCACCGATGTCCAGCGCAAGATCTACGAAGCCGTGCTGGACGCCGCCGACGCCGGATTCGCAGCAGCCCAGCCGGGCGTGAAGTTCCGCGACATCCATACGGCCGCCACCACGGTCCTGGCCGAGCGCCTCGCTGAGTGGGGCCTGTTGCCCGTTTCCGTGGAAGAGGCCATCAGCCCCGAAGGCCAGCAGCACCGCCGTTGGATGCCGCACGGTACCAGCCACCACCTTGGCCTTGACGTCCACGACTGCGCCCAGGCCAAGCGCGAGCTCTACCTCGATGGGATCCTCACCGAGGGCATGGTGTTCACCATCGAACCGGGCCTCTACTTCAAGAACGAGGACCTTGCCATTCCGGAGGAGTACCGCGGGATCGGCGTCCGGATCGAAGACGACATCCTCATGACCGCAGACGGCCCCGTGAACCTCAGCGCCGCTTTGCCGCGCAAGGCAGAGGACGTCGAGTCATGGATGGCCGGCATCTACCAGGACGCGCAGGGCTAA
- a CDS encoding general stress protein, with translation MSNIFGAPKAVEEARSVPQGDTVGSYTSYLDAQKAVDYLADQQFPVQLVSIVGNDLKMVERVTGRLSYPRVALSGALSGMWFGLFVGVMLSFFTPAGGPFSIITSVLMGAAFFMLFGIVTYATQRGKRDFTSTSQVVATNYDVIVAVEAAHEARRLLQQLPMNPSQAATAQPANYNPQNAPLHQPGQAPERPSTWNDPYGQRGPESTAGVPEGQNAPAGNPAPAPQPAPAAVRYPDLPDGRPQYGVRVTDGQNAPQNAPQEDGQQPGSEGSSKQ, from the coding sequence ATGTCTAACATTTTTGGTGCCCCCAAAGCCGTTGAGGAAGCCCGCAGCGTCCCGCAAGGTGACACGGTGGGCTCATACACCTCGTATTTGGATGCCCAAAAGGCGGTGGATTACCTCGCGGACCAGCAGTTCCCTGTGCAGCTTGTGTCGATCGTGGGCAACGACCTCAAGATGGTAGAGCGGGTGACTGGCCGGCTGAGTTATCCGAGGGTGGCATTGTCCGGTGCTTTGAGCGGCATGTGGTTTGGCCTCTTTGTCGGCGTGATGCTCTCCTTCTTCACACCGGCAGGTGGGCCGTTCTCCATCATCACTTCAGTGCTGATGGGTGCTGCGTTCTTCATGCTGTTCGGGATCGTCACGTACGCCACCCAACGCGGAAAGCGTGACTTCACCTCCACCAGCCAGGTGGTGGCCACCAACTATGACGTCATTGTTGCCGTTGAAGCAGCCCACGAAGCCCGCCGACTGCTCCAGCAGCTGCCCATGAACCCGTCGCAGGCAGCCACGGCGCAGCCCGCCAACTACAACCCACAGAACGCCCCGCTTCACCAGCCCGGTCAGGCGCCTGAGCGGCCTTCCACCTGGAACGACCCCTATGGCCAGCGCGGACCCGAATCCACCGCGGGCGTTCCGGAGGGCCAGAACGCGCCCGCCGGAAACCCGGCGCCTGCTCCCCAGCCGGCACCCGCGGCCGTTCGCTACCCGGACCTCCCTGACGGCCGTCCGCAGTACGGCGTTCGCGTCACCGATGGCCAGAACGCACCGCAGAACGCGCCGCAGGAGGACGGACAACAGCCCGGCTCCGAGGGTTCGTCCAAGCAGTAG